In Lysinibacillus sp. 2017, the DNA window ATCGCTATTATTGGCCCAGAGAATGAATAAATGAGGAGGACAGCGCAAAAATATATGCGCTGTCCTTTTTAAAATTCTGCGTTTTCATAGTGAATTATTGATTTTTTGTAAAAATGATAAAAAATAATTAAGCTAACAATCGGCATAATAAAGCAGCCAATCAGGGGTAGTCCCATTATTGAAAAAATAAGTACAACAATGAGATGCGGGATAACTAAAGCGATTAAATAGAACATGATTGTACCAAAAGAAAAGCTTTTTGTTTTTTCACTAGGATTCGTAAAAAACTTTGTCATGGTTGCCCCGATTGCGGCAACTGCAGCAGCGAACATACCGAAATTAAAACAAAAATTAAAGAACTCTATTTGATCCGTTACATATAAATAAAGTTCTCGGCCTATAAGAGGTATCGAGACGAAAATTTCGATTAATATCCCGAAAATAAACACGCTTTTTATAAAATCTTTAACCGAAATCGGCATAATTCGAAAGGTTTGAATGAAATTATTTTCTAATAAAAAGCTCGTTGCTAATATGGGAGCCAAAAGAAAAAAATAAATAGAAATGGAACCAACTTTTATTTCACCATTTAGTAACCAGCTAAGGATAAAAACAAAAATAATTGTACAGACAATTACATATAATAATTTTCTTGATAAATAAAAGTAGTTTTTAATTAAAGCAGTCATGAAATATCTCTCCTTCCCTCATAAGTGAATGTAAGAATGGTTGCTATAATGAATAGCACTACAGATAAAGTTAAGAATAATAGGCAATGATACAAGGTTAGGCTTTTAATCGATGGAATCAAAATTGCGAAAAGGATTGGGAAAGCCAATATAGATAAATTAATATACTGTCTAAAATTAAAAGAACGTACAAAGAAAAATAGCGATGTAATGAAAAAACAAATAACCGCACTAAATATTAATTGTTTAATGGATGGTAACACAAGCGTTTGATGATAAAGAGAAGAGAGTAAAGTACTGATTGCTAAACTGTATAAGTAGTAGCCTAAAATGATACGACCAATAAATAGCAAATCAACCATGAAAAAAGTTTTGTTGGAAATTGGAAACAGGCTGGTCATTAGAATTTCCTTTTCACGTTTATCAAAATAAATGGCACAAATGGAGGTGACACAAAGAGTTAAGATAAAATAGACCGCTATTTCTACACCATCGAATAATAAAATACATCCAAACAATGTATAAACAAGAGGTGCTACATAGATCCAAGCGCTAACCTCCTGTGAATAATAGCGTAAAAGGGGATTCTTCATGCTTTACGCCCCTTAACGAAAAATAGCATGATGTCATCAATCGTTGGCTTTTGTAGTTCAATAACTGGATTTAAAAACTCACGTAGGATTAAATACTCCACACCAAATGCATAATCACGCTTCCCGATAATCGCTTGATTTGGAATGACTTCTGCCTCTTCCATTGAACCTTTCCAAATACCATAACCATAAAGTAGATCATCTTTATTTTCGCTAAATAGAATTTCCCCTTCATGAATAAATGTAATGGTATCCGCAATTTTCTCTAAATCACTCGTAATATGCGAAGAAAGCAAAATTGCATGCTCTTCTTGTTCCATAAACTGTTGCAATATGCCTAATACTTCATCGCGAACAATTGGATCAAGTCCACTCGTAGGTTCATCGAGCAACAATAATTTCGGACGATGAGCTAATGCTAAGCTTAAGGCAAGTTTTGTCTTTTCTCCTTTAGACATTGTTTTGATTTTGTCGTACTTCGGTACACAAAGCTTATCGAGTAACTGATTAAAATAGGAACGATCCCAAGATGAATACACATTTCCGTATAATACATCAAGTTCTCTAGGCGAAAAGTTTTCAGGAATATGTAATTCATCAAAAACAACGCCAATTTGTGATTTTAATTCGACTTCGTGCGCAACATGTTCTTTTCCGAAAATCAAAATATCGCCATCAATCTTTTTTAATAAATTTAGAATCAATTTCATCGTTGTCGTTTTACCTGCACCATTTTGACCGATAAATCCCGCAATTGTCCCGTATTCCACATTAAATGAAATATTATTTAAACGAAATTTCTTCATTTGCTTTGAAACATTTTTTACTTCAATCGCATACATAATCATTCCTCCAATAACAATTCAACTAATTCAATCAGTTCTTCACGTCCAACATTTGCTGTTCTAGCAATAGTTACAACCTTTGTTAAATGCACCTCTATTTGACGAATGAGCTCTTCTCTTAAAAAGTCTTGATTGCGCTCTGCGACGAAGCTTCCTTTACCAGCGACTGTTTCGATAAAGCCGTCTCGCTCTAAGTCGGCATAGGCACGCTTTGTCGTCATGACGCTAATTTTTAATTCTCTAGCGAGTGCGCGGATTGAAGGAAGTGCCTCACCAGTCACGAGCTTACCTGAAAGAATCGCTTGTTTTAATTGATCAGTAATTTGTTCGTAAATAGGTTTGTCACTTACATTGCTTAATTTAATGATCACTAGCTATTTCACCACCTGTATTTATACTGTATATGTACAGTGTATACAGTTAAGGATGAGTTGTCTACTAAAAATTCGGAAAATTCAATTTCACATGGGGAAGTTTAGATGCATATAGTATTGATGAGCCTATTTAAAAGGAGGTTAGGAATGCTGTTATCAGAGCTTGCAGAAAAGGAATTAATTGAAATGGAAAAAGGGGTACGTTATGGCTTTTTAGCGGAGACCGAATGTATTTTTGATCCAAAGACCGGTAAAATTCTAGGATTCGAAATGCCTGCGCAAATGGTGAAAATGCCGTTTCAAAGAAAGAAAGCAGGTATGGTGAAATATATTCCGTGGGAAGAAATTTTGCTCATTGGTGAAGACCGTATTTTATTTCAAAAAACAACAACAACGATGCAAAATACATTATGAGTGAACGCTTTTTAATTATAGGTGAAGATGAGCGCATGAAGTTTTTAGCGAAAGAATTATCGAATGTTTATCCAAATGTCTATTATAAAAAAACAAACACTTGGGATGAAGCGTTGAATAAGGTTGTATTAGAGTTTCATCCAACGAAGATTGTCTTACCGATTCATCCGCTTGCCATTGAAGTGGATGAGTTACTTGGCATTCGGCACGCAGAAATTTATGCAGGTCGTCTAAATGACAAGTGGGCACAACAATTGCAGCACATAAAGCAATATGATTATTTACAAGACGAACTATTTATTTGGAAAAATGCGGCACTAACTGCTGAAGGGTTACTCGCACATTTATATAAAGAACGTGTAAGTGTTCAACACAAAAAAATAATCATTACCGGTTTTGGGCGTGTTAGTAAAATGCTCGCATTATTTTTAAGTCGCTTGCGAGCAAACGTACAAATTGCTGTTAGATCAGAAGCCCAAAACGCGGAGGCTATCGCATATGGATATGACGGAATTATTATAAATGAAGCGACTGTTCATGATGCAGATTTATTGATTAATACCATTCCAACGCCTTGGCTGACAAAAGAATTTTTATCTTGGAGCACTTGTCCGATTTATGATGTGGCTTCAGCTCCAGGCTGTTTAAAAGATGTTGTACTTTCACAATATGAACTTTTGCCAGCATTACCTGGGAAATACTTTCCACAGGCAGCAGCAAAGATTTTATTTGAAACGATTGTTGCGTTAGGGAAGGATGATGACAATACTTGAAGGAAAACGAATAGGTTTAGGCATTACCGCATCGCATTGTACGTATGAGGATGTCGTCCCAAAAATTGCAAGTTTTCGAGAGGCTGGTGCGACAGTTGTACCAATTATTACACCTTCAGTACTCCACGCTGCAACGAGGTTCGGTACAGGGGAAGAATGGATAGAGAAAATTGAACAATTATCAGGTGAAAAGGTTGTTAGCTCAATCGTCGAAGCGGAGCCATTCGGACCGAAAAATCCACTTGATTGCATGGTTATTGCACCGATGACTGGAAACTCCATTAGTAAGTTTGCGAATGCTGCAACGGATAGCCCAGTTCTTATGGCGGCAAAGGCAACATTACGTAATGGTTCACCTGTTGTATTAGGTATTTCTACAAATGATGCACTCGGTTTGAATGGTATGAACATCATGAAATTACTCAACGCAAAAAATGTATATTTTATACCGTTTGGTCAAGATGATCCCATAAAAAAACCAACATCACTAATTTCGGATTTCACGAAAATGCTCGAAACGGTATCATTTGCGCTCGCTCATAAAAAACAACTACAACCGATATTTATACAATATTTTAAATAATCAAATAATCTAACACATTTAAAAAAAATTGTGATACAATATCCAACATTATATACATAACAGATTACTTTAGGAGAGATGAAAAATGACAAAACAATTGAATGTTGCAGTAGTAGGAGCAACAGGAGCAGTAGGATCAAAAATAATGGAGAAATTAGTAGAACGTAAATTTCCTATTGCCTCAATCAAATTTTTAGCATCGGCACGTTCAGCAGGAAATCCGATAGAATTCAATGGGAAAACATATACAATCGAAGAAGCAACGCCAGAAAGTTTCGAAGGTGTAGACATTGCATTATTCTCAGCAGGTGGCTCTGTCTCAGCAGCATTAGCACCAGAAGCTGCAAAACGTGGGGCAGTTGTTATTGATAACACAAGCCATTTCCGCATGGACCCTGAAGTACCACTCGTTGTACCAGAAGTAAATCGACACGCATTAAAGGTTATTCCAAAAGGGATTATCGCTAACCCCAACTGTTCAACGATTCAAATGGTCGCTGCATTGCAACCGATTCGTGAAAAGTTTGGCTTAACAAAAATTGTCGTATCAACTTATCAAGCGGTATCAGGTTCAGGTATTGCGGCAATCAATGAATTACGTGAGCAAAGCACGCAGTGGGAGCAAGGTAAAAATGTGGAAGCAAACGTATTACCAGTTAAATCTGACGCTAAGCATTTCCCTATTGCACGTAACGTCATTCCACAAATTGATAAGTTCACAGACAATGGATTTACATATGAAGAAATGAAAATGATTAATGAAACGAAAAAAATTATGGAAGCACCTGACATGAACGTTGCAGCAACATGTGTACGTGTACCCGTTGTATCAGGCCATTCAGAATCTGTATATATCGAACTAGAACAAGAAGCCACAGTTCAAGCTATTTTCGATGTATTAAAAGACGCACCAAGCATTGTTTTACAAGATGATATTACACAACAAATTTATCCTATGCCAATTTTTGCTGAAAATGAGGATCCGACATTTGTAGGCCGTATTCGCCAAGATTTAGATAACAAAAAAGGTTTCCACTTATGGATTGTTTCAGATAATTTATTAAAGGGAGCTGCACTTAACTCCATTCAAATCGCAGAAGCAATGTTAGAGGATAACCTACTATAAGAGGAGATGTATTCATGGATTTCGGACGTATTGGGACAGCGATGATTACACCGTTTAAAAAAGACGGTACGATTAATTATCCTGAGTTAGAAAGAATTATTAACCATTTAATCGATAACGGAACGGATGCGATTGTAGCGTGTGGGACGACATCAGAAAACCCAACGATGTCAACGGAGGAAAAAATTGAAGTTGTTCGTTTTACCGTCGAAAAAGTGGCAGGTCGTGTACCGGTTATCGCGGGTACAGGAGATAATGAAACAGCTTATTCCATTGCCATGACACATAAGGCTGAAGAAAACGGCGCAGATGGCATTATGCTAGTAACACCGTATTATAATAAGCCAAACCAACGTGGAATGTATGCCCACTTTGAAACGATTGCAAAAGAAACTTCATTACCCGTTATGCTTTATAATGTACCAGGTCGTACGGGAGCAAATATTTTAGCGGAAACGACCATTAAAATTAGTCGAGATGTTGAAAATATTACATGCATTAAAGAAGCGAGCGGTAATTTAGATCAAATGGGAGACATTATCGAAAATGTTGCATCCGACTTTTATGTATATTCAGGTGATGATGGGTTAACATTACCACTGCTTGCAATAGGGGGTCGCGGTATTATTTCGGTTGCCTCGCACGTTGTCGGCAAAGACATGCAACAAATGGTTCGTGCATTTGAAGAAGGACGTCATCAAGAAGCTGCTCAAATTCACCGAGCGCTATTACCACTTGTTCGTGCTCTGTTTGCACAGCCAAACCCATCGCCAGTTAAGTACGCGATGACAAAACTAGGATTTGATACATTAGATGTGCGTATGCCAATGATGGAAATGTTGCCAGAAGAAAAGCAAGCATTCGATAACATTTGGGATACGTATCAAGCAAAAGCTGAAAAATTCCGTGCCTTACAAAATAGTTAAAGATATGACGGCCACCATCTATAAACCTTGGTGGTCGTTTTATTTTATATCGGTTCATAGAACAATAAAATTTTGTTGAATCCAAATGGTATTTTTTGATTCAGCTAGAAAATCACTTTTTTTATTTGTACTAAATCCATTCTCCCCGTATAATGAAATTTAAGTGGTTGCTGTTCGGAACATTTTAGGAGGAAACAAAGTGACAAAGACAAAAAATGAATTAATCCGTGTCATTCCGTTAGGCGGAGTTGGCGAAATCGGAAAATCAATGTATGTAATTGAAATTGATGAAGAGCTGTTCGTAGTGGACAGTGGGTTGATGTTCCCAGAGGACGAAATGCTAGGAATTGATATCGTCATCCCTGATATTACGTATTTAGAAGAAAATAAAGATCGTGTAAAAGGGATTTTCTTAACTCACGGACATGAAGATGCGATTGGCTCAATTGCGTACGTGTTAAAGAAAATTAAAGCACCCGTTTACGGTTCAAAATTGACAATTGCTTTAGCAAAAGAACATTTGAAAGAATTACCTGCACCATACCAAGTGAAATTCTTCGAAGTAACAAACAACAGTCGTATGAATTTCAACTCAACGTATGTGACGTTCTTCCATACAACACATAGTATTCCAGATTCTTTAGGAATTGTGTTCCATACATCAGAAGGTGCGATTGTTCATACAGGTGAATTCAAGTTCGATCAATCTGCTACAGGTAAGTTCAAACCAGATTTAGCGAAAATGGCGATGCTTGGTGAAGAAGGCGTATTTATGCTGTTATCGGAATCAGTAGAAGCGGATCGTCCTGGTTACACAACGAGTGAATCGGTTATCGCAGAAGAATTGCAAAAAACGTTCCATTCGGCACCTGGTCGAATTATCGTAGCGCTTTATGCATCGAACTTTATTCGTATTCAACAAGTGTTCAAGCAAGCGGCTGCATCACACCGTAAAGTAGCAGTTGTAGGCAAATCATTAGAAAAAATCGTTGATATCGGTGTGAACTTAGGCTACTTAGAAGTCGACGAAGAAACTTTAGTACCAGTCAACGCAATCCATAAGTTTGCAGATGATGAAATTATTATTATGGCAACAGGTAACAAAGGTGAACCACTTGATGCACTTGATAAAATTGTGCGTAAACACCACCGTGATGTCAAAATTAAAAATACCGATACAGTATTAATTACATTTACACCATCTCCAAGCATGGAAGTGCAAATGTACAATACAATGAACCATTTATCAAAAGCTGGCGCGCATATTTTAACTTCTAACAAAAAAGTTCACGTTTCAGGTCATGGTAGCGCGGAAGATTTAAAATTAATGCTAAACTTCATGAAGCCGAAGTATTTTGTGCCAATTCAAGGGGAATACCGCATGTTAATTGCGCACTCGAAATTAGCACAACAAATAGGTTTACAAAAATCTCAAATTTTCATCGCAGATAAAGGCGATATTATCGAATACAAAAATGGTAAAATGCGCATGACAGGTCGTGTACAAGCTGGTAACGTTTTAATCGATGGTATTGGTGTTGGTGATGTTGGTAACATCGTATTGCGTGACCGTAAACTACTTTCTCAAGATGGTATTTTCATTGTTGTTGTTACACTTAATCGTGCACAAAAGAAAATTGCGTCAGGTCCAGAAATTTTATCACGCGGATTTGTTTATGTTCGTGAATCGGAGCAGTTAATGGAAGAAGCTTCGGTTATGGCACGTGAAGTCATCGAAAAGTATGTTGGTAAAGATACTTTTGAGTGGACAAACATTAAACAAGAAATTCGTGATACATTAAATCAATATTTATTCCAAAAAACGAAGCGCCGTCCTATGATTATTCCAATCATCATGGAATACTAAGCACTTCTAAAAATGAGGGTTTTCTTGCCGAACGGTGTGAGAAAACCCTTTTTTTCTCCTTAATTAGACAAAGTGGAGCCAAAAGGCAAGTTACGTCGTCTAAAAGGATGGCAAATATTTTTAAAAAGTAGGTGAACAAGCCATTGGAACGCAAAACTAAAAACATCAAAGCAAAGTCAAAACCAAAGCCAAAAACGAAGGCCAAAAATAGCCAAAAGGAGCTTCATCCACTCGCATATGAAATTATCGGGTTACTATTAATTGCTTTTGCCATTATAGAATTCCTTGAATTGGGATTTGTTGGAAAGTGGACGCATTCTATTACATTATTCTTATTAGGAAACTTACATTTCCTTGTCCCATTATTATGCTTTTTAATAGCAGGGATGCTGATGGTACGAAGAAGGGGGGTCGCCTTTAAAAGTCGCATTGTATATGGGGTACTATTTGTTGGTGCAAGTTTAACAATTTTTAGTCATAGTATGCTATTCGAGCAACTGTATGAAACAAATTCATTAATATCGAATTCCGTGTTAAAAGAAACATGGCGCATCTTAATTAGTAATGATGGCATTACGAACCGCAGTAATGCTCTTGGTGGCGGGATGATCGGTGGATTATTATTTAGTATTTTACATGTGCTTTTTGATTCCGCAGGGACAAAAATTGCGGCCACCGTCTTTTTAGCCATTGGTGCTATCCTAATTACAGGAAAAGCAATGGTCCCAATTCTGTTCGATAAAATGCCAAGTTTCAAAGGGAAAATAAAACGTAAAAAACGGGTATCAAAACCGGCACCAAAAGAGCCGAAAAATAACTCTCATCGCTATCAAGGTGAGCAACAAGAAGAAGAAGCAGCAGATGAGGAGCAAATTATTATTACTGCTGCGACACAAAACGACGCACCTATTATTTCAAATTTTGTTGAGCAAGTAAAAAATGAAAAACAAAATGAAACAAAACAGGTAGTGGAAGATACACCGATTGAAGAGTTGAATTTAGCGAAAGCAGAAACAGAACATCAATCAGAAAAGCCGTATTTATTACCATCCATTCAATTGTTGAAAGCACCTCCTGAACATGATCAAAGTGGCGAGTTTTCAGTTATTCAATCGAATGCGAAAAAGCTAGAGCAAACATTTGCAAGCTTCGGTGTAAAAGCGAAAGTAACACAAGTACACTTAGGCCCGGCTGTCACGAAATATGAAGTTATGCCAGATACAGGGGTAAAGGTAAGCAAGATTGTTAGTTTACAGGACGATTTAGCATTAGCTCTTGCGGCGAAAGACATTCGAATTGAAGCACCCATTCCAGGGAAATCAGCTGTCGGAATTGAAGTTCCAAATAGTGAGGTCGCTATCGTCACATTACGAGAAGTAATAGAAGCAAACGATCAATATAAGCCGGATTCCAAACTACTTGTTAGTCTAGGTCGTGACGTAACGGGACAAGCTATTTCAGCCGAATTAAATAAAATGCCTCACTTACTTGTGGCAGGGTCTACTGGTAGTGGGAAAAGTGTATGCATTAACGATATGATCGTGTCGCTTATTATGCGTGCCAAACCATCAGAAGTACGCATGATGATGATCGATCCAAAAATGGTCGAGCTAAGTGTTTATAATGGGATTCCACATCTATTAGCTCCAGTTGTAACGGATGCGCGTAAAGCAGCTCAAGCCTTACAAAAAGTCGTTTCTGAAATGGAACGCCGCTATGATTTATTTTCAATGACTGGTACGCGTAATATTGAAGGCTATAATGAGCATATTATGATGCACAATGAAGACGCACAGGAAAAACAGCCGAAACTCCCTTATATTGTTGTGATTGTAGATGAATTAGCCGATTTAATGATGGTAGCTTCCCATGAAGTAGAGGATGCCATTACAAGACTAGCCCAAATGGCACGAGCTGCAGGGATTCATTTAATTATTGCTACGCAGCGTCCATCAGTAGATGTTATTACAGGTATTATTAAAGCAAACATTC includes these proteins:
- a CDS encoding GntR family transcriptional regulator codes for the protein MIIKLSNVSDKPIYEQITDQLKQAILSGKLVTGEALPSIRALARELKISVMTTKRAYADLERDGFIETVAGKGSFVAERNQDFLREELIRQIEVHLTKVVTIARTANVGREELIELVELLLEE
- a CDS encoding ATPase, translating into MKNPLLRYYSQEVSAWIYVAPLVYTLFGCILLFDGVEIAVYFILTLCVTSICAIYFDKREKEILMTSLFPISNKTFFMVDLLFIGRIILGYYLYSLAISTLLSSLYHQTLVLPSIKQLIFSAVICFFITSLFFFVRSFNFRQYINLSILAFPILFAILIPSIKSLTLYHCLLFLTLSVVLFIIATILTFTYEGRRDIS
- a CDS encoding dipicolinate synthase subunit B, with translation MLEGKRIGLGITASHCTYEDVVPKIASFREAGATVVPIITPSVLHAATRFGTGEEWIEKIEQLSGEKVVSSIVEAEPFGPKNPLDCMVIAPMTGNSISKFANAATDSPVLMAAKATLRNGSPVVLGISTNDALGLNGMNIMKLLNAKNVYFIPFGQDDPIKKPTSLISDFTKMLETVSFALAHKKQLQPIFIQYFK
- the dapA gene encoding 4-hydroxy-tetrahydrodipicolinate synthase; the encoded protein is MDFGRIGTAMITPFKKDGTINYPELERIINHLIDNGTDAIVACGTTSENPTMSTEEKIEVVRFTVEKVAGRVPVIAGTGDNETAYSIAMTHKAEENGADGIMLVTPYYNKPNQRGMYAHFETIAKETSLPVMLYNVPGRTGANILAETTIKISRDVENITCIKEASGNLDQMGDIIENVASDFYVYSGDDGLTLPLLAIGGRGIISVASHVVGKDMQQMVRAFEEGRHQEAAQIHRALLPLVRALFAQPNPSPVKYAMTKLGFDTLDVRMPMMEMLPEEKQAFDNIWDTYQAKAEKFRALQNS
- a CDS encoding ribonuclease J, with the protein product MTKTKNELIRVIPLGGVGEIGKSMYVIEIDEELFVVDSGLMFPEDEMLGIDIVIPDITYLEENKDRVKGIFLTHGHEDAIGSIAYVLKKIKAPVYGSKLTIALAKEHLKELPAPYQVKFFEVTNNSRMNFNSTYVTFFHTTHSIPDSLGIVFHTSEGAIVHTGEFKFDQSATGKFKPDLAKMAMLGEEGVFMLLSESVEADRPGYTTSESVIAEELQKTFHSAPGRIIVALYASNFIRIQQVFKQAAASHRKVAVVGKSLEKIVDIGVNLGYLEVDEETLVPVNAIHKFADDEIIIMATGNKGEPLDALDKIVRKHHRDVKIKNTDTVLITFTPSPSMEVQMYNTMNHLSKAGAHILTSNKKVHVSGHGSAEDLKLMLNFMKPKYFVPIQGEYRMLIAHSKLAQQIGLQKSQIFIADKGDIIEYKNGKMRMTGRVQAGNVLIDGIGVGDVGNIVLRDRKLLSQDGIFIVVVTLNRAQKKIASGPEILSRGFVYVRESEQLMEEASVMAREVIEKYVGKDTFEWTNIKQEIRDTLNQYLFQKTKRRPMIIPIIMEY
- a CDS encoding DNA translocase FtsK, translated to MERKTKNIKAKSKPKPKTKAKNSQKELHPLAYEIIGLLLIAFAIIEFLELGFVGKWTHSITLFLLGNLHFLVPLLCFLIAGMLMVRRRGVAFKSRIVYGVLFVGASLTIFSHSMLFEQLYETNSLISNSVLKETWRILISNDGITNRSNALGGGMIGGLLFSILHVLFDSAGTKIAATVFLAIGAILITGKAMVPILFDKMPSFKGKIKRKKRVSKPAPKEPKNNSHRYQGEQQEEEAADEEQIIITAATQNDAPIISNFVEQVKNEKQNETKQVVEDTPIEELNLAKAETEHQSEKPYLLPSIQLLKAPPEHDQSGEFSVIQSNAKKLEQTFASFGVKAKVTQVHLGPAVTKYEVMPDTGVKVSKIVSLQDDLALALAAKDIRIEAPIPGKSAVGIEVPNSEVAIVTLREVIEANDQYKPDSKLLVSLGRDVTGQAISAELNKMPHLLVAGSTGSGKSVCINDMIVSLIMRAKPSEVRMMMIDPKMVELSVYNGIPHLLAPVVTDARKAAQALQKVVSEMERRYDLFSMTGTRNIEGYNEHIMMHNEDAQEKQPKLPYIVVIVDELADLMMVASHEVEDAITRLAQMARAAGIHLIIATQRPSVDVITGIIKANIPSRIAFAVSSAVDSRTILDMGGAERLLGRGDMLYLPAGSSKPVRVQGAFVSDHEVEKVIASVIEQQKAQYEEEMIPTDEPVVDPLDETDELYEDAVQLVLEMQTASVSLLQRRFRIGYSRAARIVDQMEQRGIVGPPEGSKPRQVLNRL
- a CDS encoding aspartate-semialdehyde dehydrogenase, whose translation is MTKQLNVAVVGATGAVGSKIMEKLVERKFPIASIKFLASARSAGNPIEFNGKTYTIEEATPESFEGVDIALFSAGGSVSAALAPEAAKRGAVVIDNTSHFRMDPEVPLVVPEVNRHALKVIPKGIIANPNCSTIQMVAALQPIREKFGLTKIVVSTYQAVSGSGIAAINELREQSTQWEQGKNVEANVLPVKSDAKHFPIARNVIPQIDKFTDNGFTYEEMKMINETKKIMEAPDMNVAATCVRVPVVSGHSESVYIELEQEATVQAIFDVLKDAPSIVLQDDITQQIYPMPIFAENEDPTFVGRIRQDLDNKKGFHLWIVSDNLLKGAALNSIQIAEAMLEDNLL
- a CDS encoding dipicolinate synthase subunit A, producing MSERFLIIGEDERMKFLAKELSNVYPNVYYKKTNTWDEALNKVVLEFHPTKIVLPIHPLAIEVDELLGIRHAEIYAGRLNDKWAQQLQHIKQYDYLQDELFIWKNAALTAEGLLAHLYKERVSVQHKKIIITGFGRVSKMLALFLSRLRANVQIAVRSEAQNAEAIAYGYDGIIINEATVHDADLLINTIPTPWLTKEFLSWSTCPIYDVASAPGCLKDVVLSQYELLPALPGKYFPQAAAKILFETIVALGKDDDNT
- a CDS encoding ABC transporter ATP-binding protein: MYAIEVKNVSKQMKKFRLNNISFNVEYGTIAGFIGQNGAGKTTTMKLILNLLKKIDGDILIFGKEHVAHEVELKSQIGVVFDELHIPENFSPRELDVLYGNVYSSWDRSYFNQLLDKLCVPKYDKIKTMSKGEKTKLALSLALAHRPKLLLLDEPTSGLDPIVRDEVLGILQQFMEQEEHAILLSSHITSDLEKIADTITFIHEGEILFSENKDDLLYGYGIWKGSMEEAEVIPNQAIIGKRDYAFGVEYLILREFLNPVIELQKPTIDDIMLFFVKGRKA
- a CDS encoding YlmC/YmxH family sporulation protein gives rise to the protein MLLSELAEKELIEMEKGVRYGFLAETECIFDPKTGKILGFEMPAQMVKMPFQRKKAGMVKYIPWEEILLIGEDRILFQKTTTTMQNTL